The following are encoded in a window of Candidatus Poribacteria bacterium genomic DNA:
- a CDS encoding GNAT family N-acetyltransferase — MEILQYTADMQAPLTQFYNRLTANVPHCYPAKEEEFAVALRGVTTGKADKKEGGVDSETAFVAMVNGAVQAFIHVGIGQVWNHEERKENAGIIRFLGYERGARHTGQAVLEKAETYLKAFNVPKIFAFSQDHRYRFYHFEHAYLSDALDQVQALLGYNGYHRSEGEVFLDWENYTVTPVPSSLPVTLSVDWKQGRGQLPNCTVKAFQDDKEVGECWSVSGGEFSSHPDAQNWLHTTWLGIEDKFQGQGLGRYLLQYELQEMHKVGYRHAAISTAWDNPRAFLFYSNCGYRTVDWTYEFVKDLSEAPTQKW, encoded by the coding sequence ATGGAAATTCTTCAATACACCGCCGATATGCAAGCACCTTTAACCCAATTTTATAACCGCCTGACCGCCAACGTTCCACACTGTTACCCCGCAAAGGAAGAAGAATTTGCTGTCGCATTACGCGGGGTTACCACCGGTAAAGCTGATAAAAAAGAAGGTGGAGTCGATTCCGAAACTGCCTTTGTCGCAATGGTGAACGGAGCAGTGCAAGCGTTTATCCACGTCGGTATCGGTCAGGTCTGGAATCACGAGGAAAGGAAAGAGAACGCGGGTATTATTCGGTTTTTGGGTTACGAACGCGGTGCGCGGCATACCGGGCAAGCCGTGCTTGAAAAGGCAGAAACCTATCTGAAAGCGTTTAACGTTCCCAAAATCTTCGCCTTTTCACAAGACCATCGGTACCGCTTCTATCATTTTGAACACGCCTATCTATCGGATGCGCTCGATCAGGTTCAAGCACTGCTCGGATATAATGGGTACCATCGTTCTGAAGGCGAAGTCTTTTTGGATTGGGAAAACTACACCGTTACACCAGTCCCTTCAAGTTTACCTGTAACGCTTTCTGTAGATTGGAAACAGGGGCGCGGACAACTTCCGAACTGCACCGTAAAAGCATTTCAAGATGATAAAGAGGTCGGCGAGTGTTGGTCTGTCTCCGGTGGTGAGTTTTCAAGCCATCCTGATGCACAAAATTGGCTTCACACGACTTGGCTCGGCATCGAGGATAAGTTTCAGGGACAAGGTTTGGGACGCTACCTACTCCAGTATGAGCTTCAAGAGATGCACAAAGTCGGATACCGGCATGCAGCGATTAGTACTGCCTGGGATAACCCCCGCGCCTTCCTCTTTTACAGCAACTGCGGTTATCGGACGGTAGATTGGACGTATGAATTCGTTAAAGATCTCTCTGAAGCCCCAACACAGAAGTGGTAG
- a CDS encoding cohesin domain-containing protein: protein MTKTIISLFILILLTLFSINTFAADFPPQQKAILEPRQSIYRITFSPDSSTLASGGWDGNVRLWDVASGQLKSVLTGHSHNATGVAFSPDGSTLASGSLDKTVRLWDVESEQQKFVLTGHTDRVESVAFSLDGSTLASTGWGDQTVRLWDVASGKPKAILVGHTDDVFSVAFSPDGSTLASAGISTVHLWDVASRQRKASLILGNQSWTRSVVFSPDGSTLASAGTNTVHLWDMASNRLNAILTGHLVGIESIAFSPDGSTLASAGMWHDQTVRLWDVASGQLKTVLIGHQGALVSVAFSPDGSTLASGGLGPVILWDLTATVTTTPAIVRISPDLTQPLTIGEQLTISINVVGGENVAGYQATVVFDPDVFIYFSSDKGEYLSDEAFFTAPVVEKNYVTLASADVEGKNGDGTLATITFQVVDAKASGFLLTQAIFVNPEGERLFPCVENRIAVGDIAEDAIVEGSTGTESVYRAEDVNSDGVVNILDLALVSSNFGQMGENEADVNGDGIVDIVDLVKVAAAFGNTADAPSVHPQILAMLTAADVQSWLTQAQRLNLTDVASQRGIRFLEKLLAVLTPQETILLPNYPNPFNPETWIPYQLANSSDVQIVIYDTRGIAIRHLAFGYQPAGHYTARSRAAYWDGRNDLGERVATGVYFYQLITDKRSLLRKMVILK from the coding sequence ATGACAAAAACAATTATAAGTTTATTCATACTCATACTTCTAACTCTATTTTCGATCAACACCTTTGCCGCAGATTTTCCACCACAACAAAAAGCCATCTTAGAGCCGAGACAATCTATCTATAGAATAACATTCAGTCCAGATAGTAGCACTCTCGCAAGTGGAGGTTGGGATGGAAATGTACGTCTATGGGACGTGGCATCAGGACAGCTCAAATCCGTCCTCACAGGACATTCGCACAATGCCACGGGTGTAGCGTTCAGTCCAGATGGTAGCACCCTCGCAAGTGGAAGTCTGGATAAAACGGTGCGTTTATGGGACGTGGAGTCTGAGCAACAGAAATTTGTCCTCACTGGACATACGGATCGAGTAGAAAGTGTAGCGTTTAGTCTGGATGGCAGCACTCTCGCGAGTACAGGATGGGGTGACCAAACTGTACGTTTATGGGATGTAGCATCGGGTAAACCCAAAGCTATCCTCGTAGGGCACACGGATGATGTCTTTAGTGTAGCGTTTAGTCCAGATGGCAGCACTCTCGCAAGCGCGGGCATTAGTACGGTGCACTTGTGGGATGTAGCATCAAGGCAGCGCAAAGCCTCACTCATATTAGGGAATCAGAGTTGGACCAGAAGTGTAGTGTTTAGTCCGGATGGTAGCACCCTCGCAAGCGCGGGCACTAATACGGTACATTTATGGGACATGGCATCGAATCGGCTTAATGCTATCCTCACTGGGCATTTGGTGGGCATCGAGAGTATCGCGTTTAGTCCGGATGGTAGCACCCTCGCAAGTGCAGGGATGTGGCATGACCAAACAGTGCGTTTATGGGATGTAGCATCGGGTCAGCTTAAAACTGTCCTCATAGGACATCAGGGAGCACTCGTAAGCGTAGCGTTTAGTCCGGATGGTAGCACTCTCGCAAGTGGAGGTCTGGGTCCGGTCATCTTGTGGGACCTCACCGCAACTGTCACCACCACGCCTGCCATTGTGCGTATATCTCCGGACTTGACTCAACCACTAACTATTGGGGAACAACTCACTATTTCCATCAACGTTGTAGGTGGAGAAAATGTGGCGGGATATCAGGCAACTGTAGTATTTGACCCTGATGTTTTCATTTATTTTTCAAGTGATAAAGGTGAGTACCTATCTGATGAAGCGTTCTTTACAGCACCAGTTGTCGAGAAAAATTATGTAACACTGGCATCAGCGGATGTGGAGGGCAAGAACGGTGATGGCACACTTGCAACTATAACATTTCAGGTTGTTGATGCCAAAGCATCGGGATTTCTCCTAACCCAAGCCATTTTTGTTAATCCAGAGGGGGAGCGTTTGTTCCCTTGTGTTGAAAACCGTATAGCGGTAGGGGACATAGCGGAAGATGCCATAGTGGAGGGCAGTACAGGGACTGAATCAGTATACCGCGCTGAGGATGTCAACAGCGATGGTGTCGTAAATATCTTAGATTTGGCACTCGTCAGCTCAAATTTTGGACAGATGGGAGAGAACGAGGCGGATGTCAACGGTGATGGGATAGTCGATATAGTAGACTTAGTTAAAGTGGCTGCTGCGTTTGGAAACACGGCAGATGCGCCTTCTGTCCATCCACAAATACTTGCTATGCTTACCGCCGCTGATGTCCAAAGTTGGCTCACACAAGCACAACGCCTAAACCTGACGGATGTAGCATCACAAAGAGGTATTCGCTTCTTAGAAAAGCTCTTGGCGGTGTTGACCCCGCAAGAAACGATACTATTGCCCAACTATCCGAATCCTTTCAACCCGGAGACATGGATACCATATCAATTGGCAAATTCGAGCGACGTGCAGATTGTCATTTATGATACGCGAGGAATCGCAATTCGACATTTAGCCTTCGGGTATCAACCAGCAGGACACTACACTGCCCGCAGCCGTGCAGCGTATTGGGATGGTCGCAACGATTTAGGTGAACGCGTGGCGACAGGTGTTTATTTCTATCAATTGATAACGGATAAACGCTCGTTGTTGCGGAAGATGGTGATTTTGAAGTAG
- a CDS encoding SAM-dependent methyltransferase has protein sequence MEFHYKDIVPWGRSFDEYLDMFNLSEDDLVHDIVDVGGGPASFNTGMHQRGTPIISVDPIYRYSEAELRQRIQETHKDIITQAFGNRDKFVWTRFSSVGELVAFRRQTMEAFCQDFETGRQQGRYVVAALPNLPFPDRHFDLVLSAHLLFFYSANRDLAFHLDAVREPLRIGTEVRIFPLVDVNSSFSPFVLPVIRELKKDGIDSTIETVPYHLQKTGNQMLRLWSSGLTQTISPARFENSPAVSDM, from the coding sequence ATGGAGTTCCATTACAAAGACATCGTTCCGTGGGGTAGGTCGTTTGATGAATACCTTGATATGTTTAACCTCTCTGAGGACGACTTGGTGCACGACATTGTTGATGTCGGCGGCGGCCCCGCGTCGTTCAATACCGGAATGCACCAGCGCGGCACGCCGATAATCTCCGTGGATCCGATTTACCGGTATTCGGAGGCGGAATTGCGTCAACGGATTCAGGAAACCCACAAAGATATCATCACGCAAGCTTTCGGAAACCGAGATAAATTCGTCTGGACAAGATTTTCGTCTGTCGGTGAATTAGTGGCATTCAGGAGACAGACGATGGAAGCGTTCTGCCAAGATTTCGAGACAGGCAGGCAACAAGGGCGGTATGTCGTCGCAGCACTCCCAAATTTACCCTTTCCTGACCGACACTTTGACCTCGTGCTTTCCGCCCATCTCCTCTTTTTCTACTCTGCCAATAGGGATTTAGCGTTCCATCTTGATGCTGTCCGAGAACCCCTTCGTATCGGGACTGAGGTGCGGATTTTCCCACTCGTCGATGTGAACAGTAGCTTTTCCCCGTTCGTATTACCCGTTATTCGCGAACTTAAAAAAGATGGGATTGATAGCACAATTGAAACTGTGCCGTATCATCTCCAGAAAACTGGCAATCAAATGCTGCGGTTATGGAGCTCAGGTCTTACGCAAACCATTTCACCAGCTAGGTTTGAAAACTCTCCAGCAGTGTCCGACATGTAG
- a CDS encoding phytanoyl-CoA dioxygenase family protein, which yields MESPKELRVSNDAMNDPEELRHRISEEGYLFFKKLQDPDKLWTLRREMLTTMQEGGWLVAGTDPMDGIADISTQCTEGDPEYTDVYHAVYKLQAFHRSGHWSEVVDMVEKIVGREVLPHPQKIARLWFPKYTAHTTPIHQDFVHFQGNFQTYTCWAPVGDCPIELGGLAVLPGSHKVNKVMEHHFSLGAGSLCVNEDELSGEWHSTNYEVGDTLIFPALTIHKALPNLTEDRLRVSLDNRYQAVDDPIAEHMLEPHLNIFNSLQWEDVYRNWESDDLKYYWKDHDLTVLPRDFSYGNKGFEEALELAKDGDERAILHLNRAIKRDATTELAQRAVAVLQEISVGAAD from the coding sequence ATGGAATCACCAAAAGAACTTCGCGTATCCAACGATGCAATGAATGATCCGGAAGAATTGCGTCACCGGATCTCAGAAGAGGGGTATCTCTTCTTCAAGAAGCTGCAAGACCCTGACAAACTCTGGACATTGCGGCGAGAGATGCTAACGACGATGCAGGAAGGCGGTTGGCTCGTCGCGGGCACCGACCCGATGGACGGCATCGCCGATATTTCCACCCAGTGTACCGAGGGCGACCCCGAATACACGGATGTATACCACGCGGTCTATAAGTTACAGGCGTTCCACCGTTCCGGACACTGGTCCGAAGTCGTTGATATGGTAGAGAAAATTGTCGGTAGAGAGGTGCTGCCGCATCCACAGAAGATTGCGCGCCTCTGGTTTCCTAAGTACACCGCACATACAACACCGATACACCAAGACTTCGTCCACTTCCAAGGGAATTTTCAGACCTATACCTGTTGGGCACCCGTCGGAGATTGTCCGATTGAGTTAGGAGGCTTGGCAGTGCTACCGGGTTCTCATAAAGTCAATAAAGTCATGGAGCACCACTTTTCGCTCGGTGCTGGCAGTCTCTGCGTTAATGAGGACGAGTTATCCGGCGAATGGCATTCCACAAACTATGAAGTTGGCGATACGCTCATCTTCCCCGCTTTGACTATCCACAAAGCATTACCGAATTTGACCGAAGATCGGCTCCGCGTGTCGCTCGACAACCGCTATCAGGCTGTCGATGACCCAATCGCTGAGCACATGCTTGAACCGCACCTGAACATCTTCAACTCGCTCCAATGGGAAGATGTCTACCGCAATTGGGAGTCCGATGATCTGAAGTATTATTGGAAGGATCACGACCTGACGGTTCTGCCAAGAGATTTCAGTTACGGGAACAAAGGGTTTGAGGAAGCATTGGAATTGGCAAAAGATGGAGATGAACGCGCCATTCTACACTTGAACCGGGCAATCAAGCGTGATGCCACAACCGAATTGGCACAGCGGGCAGTGGCAGTGCTACAAGAAATTAGTGTCGGGGCTGCTGATTAA
- a CDS encoding AAC(3) family N-acetyltransferase — MPEDQVVQKTEALATVESLQADLEALGIEKGMVLLVHSSLSALGWVCGGAVAVIIALQEVLEETGTLVMPAHSTDLSDPSQWKNPPVPESWWQIIRDTMPAYDPNLTPTRSMGKIAETFRKQNGVLRSAHPQSSFCARGPQASSIINNHALAYGFGEHSPLARIYDLQGYVLLLGVDHSSNTSIHLAEYRADFPSKRVVQEGAPISQAGSTTWTTFEDIDVDDSDFDRLGEDFLRSDEEKIVQCGKVGIADCQLMPQRAVVDYAVNWLEKNRGK; from the coding sequence ATGCCTGAAGATCAAGTGGTTCAAAAGACAGAAGCACTCGCTACAGTCGAATCGCTGCAGGCGGATCTTGAGGCACTCGGTATTGAAAAGGGAATGGTCTTACTCGTCCATTCATCCTTGAGCGCGCTCGGATGGGTCTGTGGCGGTGCTGTCGCTGTCATTATCGCACTTCAGGAGGTCTTGGAAGAAACTGGCACGCTTGTGATGCCCGCCCATTCAACCGACCTCAGTGATCCGAGCCAGTGGAAAAATCCGCCTGTCCCCGAATCGTGGTGGCAAATCATACGTGATACGATGCCTGCCTACGATCCCAATTTAACGCCTACCCGTTCAATGGGTAAAATTGCTGAAACCTTCCGAAAACAAAACGGAGTTCTCCGCAGCGCGCATCCACAGAGTTCGTTTTGTGCACGTGGGCCTCAAGCATCGTCCATCATAAATAATCACGCTTTAGCTTATGGCTTTGGTGAACACTCACCGCTCGCCAGAATCTACGATTTACAAGGTTATGTGCTGCTTCTCGGTGTCGATCATTCGAGTAATACATCTATACATCTCGCAGAATACCGAGCGGATTTTCCGAGCAAACGCGTCGTCCAAGAAGGGGCACCGATCTCACAGGCGGGTTCAACGACATGGACTACCTTTGAAGATATTGATGTAGACGATTCAGATTTCGATCGCCTCGGTGAAGATTTTTTGCGTTCTGATGAAGAAAAAATAGTTCAGTGTGGCAAGGTCGGCATCGCGGATTGCCAACTCATGCCGCAACGTGCTGTTGTGGATTATGCCGTTAATTGGCTTGAGAAAAATAGGGGAAAATAA
- a CDS encoding PIN domain protein, whose translation MRVYLDNCTFNRPFDDQTQIRIRLETEAKLYIQERIRDGTLELVWSYMLDYENLSNPFEERRNTIQNWKAHAFIDVDANLEILTKANVLREIGLRNKDALHLACSVAAKCDYFVTTDDVILRKTVSFEEVKVIDPLDFIRSVFHDNR comes from the coding sequence ATGCGAGTGTATCTTGATAACTGTACTTTCAACCGCCCTTTTGATGATCAGACTCAGATTAGAATTAGACTTGAAACAGAAGCCAAATTGTATATTCAGGAAAGAATTCGAGATGGGACTTTGGAATTGGTATGGTCATACATGCTTGATTACGAGAATCTATCAAATCCATTTGAGGAACGCAGAAATACCATTCAAAATTGGAAAGCACACGCTTTCATTGATGTGGATGCCAACCTTGAAATTCTTACAAAGGCGAACGTTTTGAGAGAAATCGGTTTGCGAAATAAAGATGCTCTCCATTTAGCTTGTTCTGTTGCAGCGAAATGTGATTACTTTGTCACCACAGATGATGTAATTCTCAGGAAGACAGTTAGTTTTGAAGAGGTTAAGGTTATAGATCCTCTCGATTTTATTAGGAGTGTATTCCATGATAACAGATGA
- a CDS encoding class I SAM-dependent methyltransferase — translation MYQFSDEILSFYRQTKESERLKKDVRGQIEFARTQEIITRYLPMPPAVVLDIGGGSGPYACWLAKSGYEVHLVDPVDLHVEQAKEASNQQPEHPIASISLGDARTLRFSSMSVDAVLLLGPLYHLIDKDERLLALGEAYRVLRNGGVMVAAGISRFASLLDCFRKDRLGNSISRDIVHNDLETGYHRNPTENLDYFTDAYLHRPEDLRAEVVEAGFQHQTTLAVQGPTWLFQAVENYWVNLDQRAAILDLIRKIETEPSILGVSAHILAVGTK, via the coding sequence TTGTATCAATTTTCAGATGAGATTCTTTCGTTCTATAGACAGACGAAAGAATCGGAAAGACTTAAAAAGGATGTTAGAGGACAGATAGAATTTGCGCGGACACAAGAGATTATCACGCGCTATTTACCGATGCCACCCGCAGTGGTTTTGGACATCGGTGGTGGTTCGGGTCCCTATGCCTGTTGGTTGGCAAAGTCGGGCTATGAAGTTCACCTCGTAGACCCTGTAGATTTACACGTTGAGCAGGCGAAGGAAGCATCGAATCAACAGCCAGAACACCCGATTGCGAGCATATCGCTTGGTGATGCGCGGACACTCCGTTTTTCGTCGATGTCGGTGGATGCAGTTCTGCTATTAGGACCGCTCTATCATCTGATTGATAAAGATGAACGGCTGCTTGCATTGGGAGAAGCCTATCGCGTCTTACGAAACGGTGGGGTTATGGTTGCTGCCGGCATCTCGCGTTTCGCCTCTTTACTTGATTGTTTCCGCAAGGACCGATTGGGCAACTCGATTTCCAGAGACATTGTTCATAATGACCTCGAAACGGGTTACCATCGTAACCCGACTGAGAACCTTGATTACTTCACGGACGCATATCTTCACCGTCCCGAGGATCTCCGCGCTGAAGTGGTCGAAGCAGGTTTTCAGCATCAAACAACACTTGCTGTGCAGGGACCGACATGGCTTTTTCAGGCGGTTGAAAATTATTGGGTAAACCTTGACCAACGCGCTGCAATCTTAGATTTAATTCGGAAGATTGAAACAGAACCGTCGATACTCGGCGTGAGTGCCCATATCCTTGCGGTAGGAACGAAATAG
- a CDS encoding class I SAM-dependent methyltransferase, with protein MPKDEHQMQVINDEFLRRAAQLQIAPGPVGDDVPEWTTDGIEELPGFFNSTADIWDQKFGAEPDDPFYQAVALQIPQTEAPIDILDLGCGTGIQLEFVFKRAPNAKVTAVDRAPNMLKQLHAKFANKTEQLKLQQGSLLELTFGCHAYDYAISTLTMHHFLPEKKVAIYKEVRKALRTTGVYIEGDQTNTVKGEKSTLYWYNRWIAKLPSGDSAEWNYDITLSPETQVRILQEAGFSEVQLTWHHPTEGAVHVAKY; from the coding sequence GTGCCAAAAGACGAACACCAAATGCAAGTCATAAACGATGAATTTCTGAGACGAGCGGCGCAACTACAAATCGCTCCTGGACCGGTGGGTGATGATGTACCTGAATGGACAACCGATGGTATTGAAGAGCTTCCTGGATTCTTCAATTCAACCGCTGATATCTGGGATCAAAAGTTTGGCGCGGAACCCGATGACCCGTTCTATCAGGCTGTTGCCCTTCAGATACCACAGACAGAGGCACCAATTGACATTCTGGATCTCGGTTGCGGGACGGGGATTCAACTTGAATTTGTTTTTAAAAGGGCACCTAATGCCAAGGTTACAGCAGTTGATAGAGCACCGAACATGCTTAAGCAGCTCCACGCGAAATTCGCTAATAAAACCGAACAATTGAAATTACAGCAAGGCTCTTTATTGGAACTTACGTTTGGGTGTCACGCGTATGACTACGCTATTTCTACGTTGACCATGCATCACTTCCTTCCAGAGAAAAAAGTCGCTATCTACAAAGAGGTAAGAAAGGCTTTGCGAACGACTGGCGTTTACATAGAAGGCGATCAGACCAACACAGTTAAAGGGGAGAAAAGTACACTCTATTGGTACAATAGGTGGATTGCGAAGCTTCCGAGTGGTGATAGTGCTGAGTGGAATTACGATATTACACTATCACCGGAGACACAAGTCCGTATCCTTCAAGAAGCAGGATTTTCTGAAGTCCAACTTACATGGCATCATCCCACGGAAGGGGCTGTTCATGTGGCTAAATATTGA
- a CDS encoding LamG domain-containing protein: MKVLLFIALAIGLVMPNALCAKNMALELDGETAIEVPNSDSLNPKKAITIEAWMNMSKPVGECLAKDWGGQRDYIFPEIVQNGNGLRFVLWPGTKILDVPGLEPNEWQHVAGVWDGKEMRVYIDGEEKGAAPFDAKELAATDASLYIGVGDSQNWFCTGAIDEIRIWEVARTEDEINEFMMKVLNGDEKGLNAHYTFDGSDANDNTKNGNDGKGGFGKPNYIDVTKDLDLEPLSVDPEDKLAITWAWIKQIR, from the coding sequence ATGAAAGTTCTGCTTTTTATAGCCCTCGCTATCGGTCTGGTAATGCCTAACGCACTTTGCGCGAAAAATATGGCACTCGAATTGGATGGCGAAACGGCGATTGAAGTCCCAAACAGTGACAGTTTGAATCCCAAAAAAGCGATAACGATAGAGGCGTGGATGAACATGAGTAAGCCTGTTGGTGAATGCCTCGCAAAGGACTGGGGCGGTCAAAGGGATTACATCTTTCCAGAGATTGTCCAAAATGGAAACGGATTACGATTTGTCCTCTGGCCCGGCACCAAAATCCTTGATGTCCCTGGATTGGAGCCGAACGAATGGCAGCATGTCGCTGGGGTCTGGGACGGTAAAGAGATGCGGGTCTATATTGATGGGGAGGAGAAGGGTGCCGCGCCCTTTGATGCAAAGGAATTAGCAGCAACCGATGCTTCGCTCTATATCGGTGTCGGTGATAGTCAAAATTGGTTCTGTACAGGTGCTATTGATGAAATCCGTATCTGGGAAGTCGCTCGGACCGAAGATGAGATTAATGAATTCATGATGAAGGTACTCAACGGCGATGAAAAGGGCTTGAACGCACACTACACTTTTGATGGGAGTGATGCCAACGATAATACCAAAAACGGGAATGATGGCAAAGGTGGGTTTGGAAAACCGAATTATATTGATGTCACCAAAGACCTCGACCTCGAACCGCTTTCCGTTGACCCGGAAGATAAGTTGGCAATAACGTGGGCATGGATAAAACAGATTCGATAA
- a CDS encoding type II toxin-antitoxin system HicA family toxin, with amino-acid sequence MSGLPRISGKECVKTLAKVGFYLRRQQGSHLILRRDKPFAQVVVPNHKELDRGTLRSIIRQAQLGVNEFMELHSSK; translated from the coding sequence ATGAGTGGGTTACCGAGGATTTCAGGGAAAGAATGTGTGAAAACCCTTGCCAAAGTAGGATTTTACCTCAGACGACAGCAGGGCAGTCATCTGATTTTGCGTCGTGATAAGCCATTCGCCCAAGTTGTTGTCCCGAATCACAAGGAACTGGATAGAGGCACCTTGCGTAGCATTATCAGACAGGCACAACTCGGTGTCAACGAATTTATGGAGTTGCATTCATCTAAATAG
- a CDS encoding type II toxin-antitoxin system HicB family antitoxin: MRQVVIYPGEDGYWVAECPSLPGCISQAETKQEAVSNIREAIDGYIVALKEDGLPVPEEHFEALLLAV; this comes from the coding sequence GTGAGACAAGTGGTTATTTATCCGGGTGAAGATGGTTATTGGGTTGCTGAATGCCCCAGTTTACCCGGTTGTATCAGTCAAGCTGAAACAAAGCAAGAAGCTGTCAGCAATATCAGAGAAGCAATTGACGGATATATTGTTGCCCTTAAAGAAGATGGACTGCCGGTACCTGAAGAACATTTTGAGGCGTTGTTGTTAGCCGTATGA
- a CDS encoding Gfo/Idh/MocA family oxidoreductase, which yields MDKIRIAFIGCGGMSSQLQQCIPMVPEFEFVATCDLVEEKAASNARRFGALRHYTDYNEMFRNEDLYAVAVVGRPEDKLHRDIGIACLQQGYHIYTEKPPATTAEGAKMLVDASVETGKTGMVGTMWRHAPAHQIAKRLMDEDEFGAVCQYHTRYLAPGPRLQAAGSPFAWSFMLDQVIHPTDCMRFFMGQVSEVFAIGTVDAASSTVSMSVNLRYENGGMGTMTLGTGPVLEAMVFVKGTGNQAIQVLETRKLRRYRNPTWLGFGGGYADTPTEEWTLNTAYHGVGRPGYLEEMQHWAQSLQAGTQPHSSLEDAYQNMRVLEAISRSVETGEVVQIPA from the coding sequence ATGGACAAAATCCGAATCGCTTTTATCGGTTGTGGTGGTATGTCGTCGCAATTGCAACAGTGCATACCGATGGTGCCTGAGTTTGAATTTGTTGCTACGTGTGATCTCGTTGAAGAGAAGGCGGCATCAAACGCTCGAAGATTCGGCGCGCTCCGCCACTATACCGATTACAACGAGATGTTCAGAAATGAAGATCTCTACGCTGTCGCTGTTGTCGGCAGACCTGAGGATAAACTGCATCGCGACATCGGTATTGCGTGTCTCCAACAAGGCTATCACATCTATACAGAAAAGCCGCCCGCGACCACCGCTGAAGGCGCGAAAATGCTCGTTGATGCGTCAGTTGAGACTGGCAAAACAGGTATGGTCGGCACAATGTGGCGACATGCGCCTGCACACCAGATTGCCAAGCGGTTAATGGACGAAGATGAGTTCGGTGCAGTCTGCCAATATCATACCCGATACCTCGCACCGGGTCCGAGGCTTCAGGCGGCAGGATCACCCTTTGCATGGTCCTTCATGCTTGATCAAGTGATTCATCCGACCGATTGCATGCGTTTCTTTATGGGACAGGTTAGCGAGGTCTTCGCGATAGGCACGGTTGACGCAGCATCCAGTACAGTTTCAATGTCCGTGAATCTGCGTTACGAGAACGGCGGTATGGGCACGATGACGCTCGGCACCGGTCCGGTTTTAGAAGCGATGGTTTTTGTCAAAGGCACCGGCAATCAGGCGATTCAGGTGTTAGAGACGCGCAAATTGCGCCGTTATCGTAATCCGACATGGCTCGGCTTCGGTGGCGGTTATGCCGATACACCGACTGAGGAATGGACCCTCAACACCGCGTATCATGGTGTCGGTAGACCCGGCTATCTTGAAGAGATGCAGCATTGGGCACAGTCGCTCCAAGCAGGGACACAACCACACTCAAGCCTTGAAGATGCCTACCAGAACATGCGCGTCTTGGAAGCGATTAGTCGTAGCGTTGAAACCGGAGAAGTCGTTCAAATTCCGGCATGA
- a CDS encoding haloacid dehalogenase type II, translating into MQNAHSEVKALTFDVFGTVVDWYGSIVAEGEKFGDTHGIDIDWAQFALKWRAGYGPAMDKVRRGELPWQNIDALHRLILDSLLAEFKIIDLSEADKDHLNRVWHRLKPWSDAIDGLERLRKRYIVATLSNGNVALLTNMAKFAGLPWDCILSAELTGHYKPDPEVYQTAADLLGLSPSEVMMVAAHPGDLRAAQAVGFQTALVPRPLEYGPDNLREVAAHPSDLIAGDFNELADLLGLE; encoded by the coding sequence ATGCAAAACGCGCATTCCGAAGTCAAAGCCCTCACTTTTGATGTCTTCGGGACGGTTGTAGATTGGTACGGTTCAATCGTTGCCGAAGGTGAAAAATTTGGCGATACCCACGGCATTGATATTGATTGGGCGCAATTCGCCTTGAAGTGGCGTGCCGGATACGGGCCCGCAATGGATAAAGTTCGGCGCGGCGAATTACCTTGGCAGAACATTGACGCACTGCATCGGCTTATCTTGGACAGTCTGCTTGCCGAATTCAAAATCATTGACTTGAGTGAAGCCGATAAAGATCATCTGAATCGGGTCTGGCATCGTCTCAAGCCGTGGTCCGATGCTATTGACGGGTTGGAACGGTTACGCAAACGCTATATCGTCGCAACACTGTCTAACGGTAACGTCGCGTTATTGACGAACATGGCGAAATTCGCAGGACTGCCGTGGGATTGTATTTTATCTGCTGAATTAACGGGACATTACAAACCGGATCCAGAGGTTTACCAGACCGCTGCCGACCTGCTCGGTCTGTCTCCGAGTGAAGTTATGATGGTCGCAGCACATCCCGGTGATCTCCGAGCGGCGCAAGCTGTCGGTTTTCAAACAGCACTCGTACCGCGCCCTTTGGAATACGGGCCTGACAACCTCCGAGAGGTAGCAGCACACCCTTCTGACCTTATCGCTGGTGATTTTAATGAATTGGCAGACCTGTTAGGTTTAGAATGA